The genomic segment GCATAAGGAGCATCAGACTTCTGTTGAAGAGGCACACACAGGTAGGGAAAGGGGAGACCAAGAAGGCCTTTGTAGATTAATCTGTAACAGTGTGTAAGCCAACAAGTTTCCAGATCAGGCCATACATCCCATAAATAAAGCTCACAGTGGTGAGTCTGAGGTTTACAGTTGTTATAGAACAAAGGGAGGCGTAGTAAACTGAATCAAGCATCTTCAAGACCTGGGCAGGGGGCAATTAAGGCCTTATCATAGCAATTTGGAgtacattttataattttagtACAGCAGATTGTTCCCTGAAGTAGGTAACATTACCAAAGACAGGCAGCAAAGAACACCTGATAGAAAACCTTTAACTTACTAATGGAAATGAATGGGTTAATAGTGAACAGTGCAACTGAccttaaaaaaaggttttaggGCTTGGCAGCCTTTCCATTCAGTATACAAACAATTGCACAAGAATCAGTCATTCAGTATTCCACAGCCTGTCCACATTACATCGAGACTTCTGGGACTAAAGGTAAGCATCCTAAAATAGATATTTAAGCATAAAACCTTAGGTAAGTccacataaaaaagacaaaaggcaTTACATTTGAAcagattttttcctgtttattttaagtgaaatggagattatttaaatttagattttgatTAATACTTTATTCACAGCTGGTATGCAAACCATTGCACTGCTGGTAGTGTGGGTACTGGGAGCATCACTGGCGTTGCCAGACCCAGACACAGCAGGAGAGAGGGTGGCCGAAGATCCTATTCCCTGCTCTAAGGCCTGCACCTGTCTGCATGATGAATACAGCTTGGAGCTCAACATGTACTGCAGTGCTTGCAACTTTACACAAGTACCAACTGAAATGCCACCATCCACTCATTCTCTCTGGCTGGATGGAAATCTGTTTACCTCCCTCCCAGCAGCATCTTTTAGGGATCTAACCAATCTGGACTTTTTGAATCTGCAGAGTGGCCAGCTGATAACCCTTGACCCACAGGCTTTCAAAGGCCTCAGGTCGTTAGCACACATTCACCTTGAACGAAATCGAATCCGGATGTTACCAGGTGCTATTTTCCAGAATACACCTAACCTAGCTTCACTTAGTCTGCATAACAACCAGATCAGTCGCATCGAGGAAAGACTGTTTGCTGGGCTTTCACATATGTGGCTCTTAAACTTAGGATGGAACTCATTAGTGGTCTTACCAGAAACAGCTTTCCATGATCTGCAAGGTCTGCGAGAGCTTATTCTTGCAGGAAACAGACTTGCTTATTTACAGCCACAGCTCTTTCAAAACCTTGGTGAGCTTAAAGAGTTGGATCTGACTGGGAATTACCTCAAGGTAATTAAAGCAAATGTGTTTGTTAAACTCACTAAACTGCAAAAGCTTTATCTGGCCCAGAATCAGATTACAACAGTGGCACCCAGAGCTTTTGTGGGAATGAAGTCGCTGAGGTGGCTGGATCTGTCAAACAACAAACTGAATTCTCTACATGATGATACATTCTTGGGCCTGCACAGTCTACATGTATTGCGTCTTTCAAACAATTCTATCAGTGGCATTAGGCCCAGGACTTTCCGTGACCTGCAGTACTTGGAAGAACTACGGCTTAGTTACAACAGAATTCGAGCTCTGGGGGACAGGATCTTTGAAGGGCTTGGTCATCTAGAGGTTCTAGAGCTAGAGCACAATCAAGTGCAGGAGGCACAAATGGCTTGTTTCACAGGCCTGTCCAATGTGGCTGTCATCAACCTATCTGGAAGCTGTTTTCAAAGTCTGCCAGACCACATGTTTAAAGGTCTGTCAAGGCTTCACAGCCTACATCTGGACAGAGGTTGCCTGACAAGGATCACAGCTCCAGCTTTCACTGGGCTCTCCAGTTTAAAGAGGCTTTTCCTTCAACACAACAATATCTCTGTGGTGGAACATCGGAGCTTTGTGGATCTGGTAGGCCTACTGGGACTAGACTTAAGTTTCAATAAGCTGGAGGTTCTTACAACCCCAACTTTTTCTGGCCTCAAGAATTTGGAGTATTTGCTGTTGTCCAACAATGAATGCCGACAGTTTTTGCAAAATGGAACAAAGCAGCTGCTTCCAAAGCTTCGTTACCTGGACCTGAGGGATAATGCCTTGACCAGCATGGTCCCCAATTTTTCAGAGAGCATGGAAAAACTTTTACTTTCAGGAAACCGGTGGAAATGTGACTGCATCGCACTTCCACTTAGAAGCTACAGTTTGCGGAAACCACGTGTGATTCCTCGGCAAGTGGAGACCCACGCAGAGGGTGAAGAACCTGACTCAACTGTCACCATACATAACAATATCACATGCAACAGTCCACTACGCCTCTCTGGTCAGGATCTACGGGATGTGGACAGTGAATTCTTTCAGAGATGCTAAGCAAGCAAAGACATgtttaagaaattaatttaataaatctttACCACACATTTTGAgcagtttaaattaattcagcttgattagaaaatttaaaaattttgttttaactaTCAACATAGAAATTTTTTGATGCCTACAAcaacttctttttgtttcaaacatATTGAAGCAAGGGGtcaagaatatttttttaagaccaACAAATAATTATGTTAAATTTTCAGCAAACATTATTTGTGGCAATTCAGATTGTAAGATTATTAGAGTGTGATGATGAACTACAAAGacccatattttatttagaGTTGCTTGATATGGACACAGGCTTGTTATAgatattattaaaaacagataaaaatgtgaTGTATTATgaactttttttgtaaatatgacAATAAAGGA from the Melanotaenia boesemani isolate fMelBoe1 chromosome 2, fMelBoe1.pri, whole genome shotgun sequence genome contains:
- the igfals gene encoding insulin-like growth factor-binding protein complex acid labile subunit; the protein is MQTIALLVVWVLGASLALPDPDTAGERVAEDPIPCSKACTCLHDEYSLELNMYCSACNFTQVPTEMPPSTHSLWLDGNLFTSLPAASFRDLTNLDFLNLQSGQLITLDPQAFKGLRSLAHIHLERNRIRMLPGAIFQNTPNLASLSLHNNQISRIEERLFAGLSHMWLLNLGWNSLVVLPETAFHDLQGLRELILAGNRLAYLQPQLFQNLGELKELDLTGNYLKVIKANVFVKLTKLQKLYLAQNQITTVAPRAFVGMKSLRWLDLSNNKLNSLHDDTFLGLHSLHVLRLSNNSISGIRPRTFRDLQYLEELRLSYNRIRALGDRIFEGLGHLEVLELEHNQVQEAQMACFTGLSNVAVINLSGSCFQSLPDHMFKGLSRLHSLHLDRGCLTRITAPAFTGLSSLKRLFLQHNNISVVEHRSFVDLVGLLGLDLSFNKLEVLTTPTFSGLKNLEYLLLSNNECRQFLQNGTKQLLPKLRYLDLRDNALTSMVPNFSESMEKLLLSGNRWKCDCIALPLRSYSLRKPRVIPRQVETHAEGEEPDSTVTIHNNITCNSPLRLSGQDLRDVDSEFFQRC